In the genome of Nymphaea colorata isolate Beijing-Zhang1983 chromosome 9, ASM883128v2, whole genome shotgun sequence, one region contains:
- the LOC116259997 gene encoding 28 kDa ribonucleoprotein, chloroplastic-like, whose protein sequence is MAASSCFSSFCPFQTTRSHSLYPSPSSRGFLRLSSSSCPSLPPTIFASSARQSASSGSQYSLTVFPVINIKRLSKILAVVEEKPTVETSVPEESTPEAVEEALPRESRPFRLYVCNLPESTDVAELSELFKPYGSVLSVEVSRNAESGKSRGSGYVTMSSRDEAKDALSALDRTDLGGRDLCVRYAPPASPRTKEPPKQNFILESPHKLYVGNLAWSVRPEHLKEHFSQYGTVVSARILYDRKLGKNRVYGFLSFSSAEVLEAAKASDGVEFHGRTMLVRGTISKGET, encoded by the exons ATGGCAGCATcctcttgcttctcctctttctGCCCCTTCCAAACAACTAGAAGCCATTCCCTCTACCCCTCCCCGTCATCTCGTGGATTCCTTAGGTTGTCATCTTCCTCTTGCCCCTCTCTTCCGCCCACCATCTTCGCATCCTCAGCCCGGCAGTCCGCTTCTTCCGGCTCTCAGTACTCCCTTACTGTGTTTCCCGTCATTAATATTAAGAGGCTGTCCAAGATTCTAGCTGTCGTTGAGGAGAAACCGACGGTGGAAACATCGGTGCCTGAGGAATCGACGCCAGAGGCCGTGGAGGAGGCATTACCAAGAGAATCTCGACCATTTAGACTCTATGTCTGCAATCTCCCTGAAAGTACTGACGTTGCTGAGCTATCGGAATTGTTCAAGCCATATGGGTCGGTGCTATCGGTAGAG GTTTCTCGAAATGCTGAGTCTGGGAAAAGTCGAGGATCTGGTTATGTTACAATGAGTTCAAGAGACGAGGCTAAAGATGCACTTTCTGCATTGGATAGAACT GATCTTGGTGGTCGAGATTTATGTGTGAGATATGCTCCTCCTGCTTCTCCCAGAACAAAAGAACCTCCTAAACAGAACTTTATCCTTGAGAGTCCTCATAAGCTCTATGTTGGCAATCTTGCATGGTCGGTGAGACCTGAGCACTTGAAGGAGCACTTTAGTCAATATGGAACTGTAGTTAGTGCCAGAATACTGTACGATCGCAAATTGGGGAAAAATCGTGTATATGGTTTTCTGTCTTTTTCATCTGCTGAAGTGCTTGAGGCTGCAAAAGCTTCAGATGGAGTG GAGTTCCATGGTCGTACAATGTTAGTTAGAGGAACCATTTCAAAGGGCGAGACATAG
- the LOC116261247 gene encoding uncharacterized protein LOC116261247 — MRKLLPNLDREDGLDTVLEVPIPEEIFNPMDGSTKSNSWSNVKTWMKCSQVSVVRPAAPLPGAGGDSELPLLLNVVGAPLIPLPVQNEQPPNDSIKNHPIGLDPRTTASLFSNAVCIGEKLINNEGCFI; from the exons ATGAGGAAACTGCTCCCGAACCTCGACAGAGAAGATGGACTTGACACGGTACTTGAGGTTCCAATTCCGGAGGAGATATTCAACCCAATGGACGGATCCACGAAATCAAATTCATGGAGCAACGTCAAGACGTGGATGAAATGTTCACAAGTCTCTGTGGTTAGACCGGCAGCACCTCTACCTGGTGCTGGTGGTGACTCCGAGCTCCCACTTCTCCTCAATGTTGTTGGTGCGCCGTTGATCCCGCTGCCTGTTCAGAATGAGCAACCTCCCAATGATTCCATAAAAAATCATCCCATC GGTCTTGATCCAAGGACCACGGCCAGCCTATTCTCCAACGCGGTCTGCATAGGAGAGAAGTTAATCAACAACGAGGGCTGCTTTATTTGA